One window of Burkholderia thailandensis E264 genomic DNA carries:
- a CDS encoding GlxA family transcriptional regulator yields MAAEIPLRHRTTAVDVVIYPGFKAIEAVGVINVFDYANARLAAAGLAPVYDLQIAAPAKGAVKSDTLIVLEATKALDTLAVPDTAIVVGARDIERALRDTSMLVGWCRDVSGRIGRMVGLCSGCFFLAEAGMLDGRRATTHWSVAPILRARYPAVKVEPDAIFVREGNVWTSAGVTAGLDLALAMVEEDLGREIALAVARDLVIYLKRPGGQSQFSVYLASQMTAHASIRDVQDWILNSLDTRLSIAQLAKRAAMSERNFIRVFVRETGYRPAEFIEIARLEKARRMLEQEALPLKSVAMRSGFHSDDQLRRVFMRRLGVTPGAYRERFSGTGVRDVRASGDAD; encoded by the coding sequence ATGGCAGCGGAAATTCCCCTCCGGCATCGGACGACGGCCGTCGATGTCGTGATCTATCCGGGATTCAAGGCAATCGAGGCCGTCGGCGTCATCAACGTGTTCGACTACGCGAATGCGCGGCTCGCCGCCGCCGGGCTCGCGCCCGTCTACGATCTTCAGATCGCCGCGCCCGCGAAGGGCGCGGTCAAGTCCGACACCCTCATCGTGCTCGAAGCGACGAAGGCGCTCGACACGCTCGCCGTGCCGGACACGGCGATCGTCGTCGGCGCGCGCGACATCGAGCGTGCGCTGCGCGACACGTCGATGCTCGTCGGATGGTGCCGCGACGTGTCCGGCCGGATCGGCCGGATGGTCGGCCTGTGCTCGGGCTGCTTCTTTCTCGCCGAGGCCGGCATGCTGGACGGCCGCCGCGCGACGACGCACTGGAGCGTCGCCCCCATATTGCGGGCGCGTTATCCGGCGGTGAAGGTGGAGCCCGATGCGATCTTCGTGCGCGAAGGCAACGTGTGGACCTCGGCGGGCGTGACGGCCGGCCTCGATCTCGCGCTCGCGATGGTCGAGGAGGATCTCGGCCGCGAGATCGCGCTCGCCGTCGCGCGCGATCTCGTGATCTATCTGAAGCGCCCGGGCGGCCAGTCGCAATTCAGCGTGTATCTGGCGAGCCAGATGACCGCGCACGCGTCGATTCGCGACGTTCAGGACTGGATTCTGAACTCGCTCGACACGCGCCTGAGCATCGCGCAGCTCGCGAAGCGCGCCGCGATGAGCGAGCGCAACTTCATCCGCGTGTTCGTGCGGGAAACCGGCTATCGTCCGGCCGAATTCATCGAAATCGCGCGGCTCGAAAAAGCGCGCCGCATGCTCGAGCAGGAAGCGCTACCGCTGAAGTCGGTCGCCATGCGCAGCGGGTTTCACTCCGACGACCAACTGCGTCGCGTGTTCATGCGCCGCCTCGGCGTGACGCCCGGCGCGTATCGCGAGCGGTTCTCCGGCACCGGCGTGCGCGACGTGCGGGCGAGCGGCGACGCGGACTGA
- the fghA gene encoding S-formylglutathione hydrolase, with protein MGTTMLELVSSHACHGGEQRFYRHESKTIGLPMKFSVYLPPQAARGRVPALFYLAGLTCTDETFAIKAGAQRFAAQHGVALVAPDTSPRGALVPGEADAWDFGVGAGFYLDATEAPWSAHWRMESYVAGELREIAAAELPIDGARLGIFGHSMGGHGALVLALRHPDVYRSVSAFAPIAAPSRCPWGEKAFSGYLGADREAWQQHDASELVARAGAKRFAEGILIDQGLADPFLATQLNPDVFEAACRAAGQPLTLRRHAGYDHGYYFISTFIADHIEHHARVLGR; from the coding sequence ATGGGGACGACGATGCTCGAACTCGTTTCTTCGCATGCGTGCCACGGCGGCGAGCAGCGCTTCTATCGGCACGAATCGAAGACGATCGGACTGCCGATGAAGTTCTCGGTGTACCTGCCGCCGCAGGCGGCGCGCGGCCGCGTGCCGGCGCTGTTCTACCTCGCCGGGCTCACGTGCACCGACGAGACGTTCGCGATCAAGGCGGGCGCGCAGCGCTTCGCCGCGCAGCACGGCGTCGCGCTCGTCGCGCCCGATACGAGCCCGCGCGGCGCGCTCGTGCCGGGCGAGGCGGATGCGTGGGATTTCGGCGTCGGCGCGGGCTTCTACCTGGATGCGACCGAGGCGCCGTGGTCCGCGCACTGGCGGATGGAGTCGTACGTCGCCGGCGAGTTGCGCGAGATCGCGGCGGCCGAGTTGCCGATCGACGGCGCGCGGCTCGGGATCTTCGGCCACTCGATGGGCGGCCACGGCGCGCTCGTGCTCGCGCTGCGTCATCCGGACGTCTACCGCTCGGTGTCTGCGTTCGCGCCGATCGCCGCGCCGTCGCGCTGCCCGTGGGGCGAGAAGGCGTTTTCCGGCTATCTGGGCGCCGACCGCGAAGCGTGGCAGCAGCACGACGCGAGCGAGCTCGTCGCGCGCGCCGGCGCGAAGCGGTTCGCCGAAGGCATCCTGATCGATCAGGGGCTCGCCGACCCGTTCCTGGCGACGCAGCTCAACCCCGACGTGTTCGAGGCCGCGTGCCGCGCGGCGGGCCAGCCGCTCACGCTGCGCCGTCACGCGGGCTACGATCACGGCTACTACTTCATCTCGACGTTCATCGCCGATCACATCGAGCATCACGCGCGCGTGCTCGGCCGATGA
- a CDS encoding S-(hydroxymethyl)glutathione dehydrogenase/class III alcohol dehydrogenase produces MKTKAAIAWKAGEPLTIEEVDLEGPRAGEVLIEVKATGICHTDYYTLSGADPEGLFPAILGHEGAGVVVDVGPGVGTLKKGDHVIPLYTPECRECKFCLSRKTNLCQKIRATQGRGLMPDATSRFSIGGKPIFHYMGTSTFSNYIVVPEIAVAKVREDAPFDKICYIGCGVTTGVGAVVYSAKVEAGANVVVFGLGGIGLNVIQGARMVGADKIIGVDINPKRVELARKFGMTHFVNPNEVENVVDHIVQLTDGGADYSFECIGNVKVMRQALECTHKGWGQSFIIGVAAAGEEISTRPFQLVTGREWKGSAFGGARGRTDVPKIVDWYMEGKINIDDLITHTLPLEKINDGFDLMKKGESIRSVVLY; encoded by the coding sequence ATGAAGACGAAAGCCGCGATCGCCTGGAAGGCGGGCGAACCGCTGACGATCGAAGAGGTCGATCTCGAGGGCCCGCGCGCGGGCGAGGTCCTGATCGAAGTGAAGGCCACCGGCATCTGCCACACCGATTACTACACGCTGTCGGGCGCCGACCCCGAAGGCCTCTTCCCGGCGATCCTCGGGCACGAGGGCGCGGGCGTCGTGGTCGACGTCGGGCCGGGCGTCGGCACGTTGAAGAAGGGCGATCACGTGATTCCGCTCTACACGCCCGAATGCCGCGAGTGCAAGTTCTGCCTGTCGCGCAAGACGAACCTGTGCCAGAAGATCCGCGCGACGCAAGGGCGCGGCCTGATGCCCGACGCGACGTCGCGCTTCTCGATCGGCGGCAAGCCGATCTTCCACTACATGGGCACGTCGACGTTCTCGAACTACATCGTCGTCCCCGAGATCGCGGTGGCGAAGGTGCGCGAGGACGCGCCGTTCGACAAGATCTGCTACATCGGCTGCGGCGTGACGACGGGCGTGGGCGCCGTCGTCTACTCGGCGAAGGTCGAGGCGGGCGCGAACGTCGTCGTGTTCGGCCTGGGCGGCATCGGCCTCAATGTGATCCAGGGCGCGAGGATGGTGGGCGCGGACAAGATCATCGGCGTCGACATCAACCCGAAGCGCGTCGAGCTCGCGAGGAAGTTCGGGATGACGCACTTCGTCAACCCGAACGAGGTCGAGAACGTGGTCGACCACATCGTGCAGCTGACCGACGGCGGCGCCGACTACTCGTTCGAATGCATCGGCAACGTGAAGGTGATGCGCCAGGCGCTCGAGTGCACGCACAAGGGCTGGGGCCAGTCGTTCATCATCGGCGTCGCGGCGGCGGGCGAGGAGATCAGCACGCGGCCGTTCCAGCTCGTGACGGGCCGCGAATGGAAGGGCTCCGCGTTCGGCGGCGCGCGCGGGCGCACCGACGTGCCGAAGATCGTCGACTGGTACATGGAAGGCAAGATCAACATCGACGACCTGATCACGCACACGCTGCCGCTCGAGAAGATCAACGACGGCTTCGACCTGATGAAGAAGGGCGAATCGATTCGCTCGGTCGTGCTGTACTGA
- the bpeB gene encoding efflux RND transporter permease BpeB, producing MAKFFIDRPIFAWVIAIILMLAGVAAIFTLPIAQYPTIAPPSIQITANYPGASAKTVEDTVTQVIEQQMSGLDNFLYMSSTSDDSGNATITITFAPGTNPDIAQVQVQNKLSLATPILPQVVQQLGLSVTKSSSSFLLVLAFNSEDGSMNKYDLANYVASHVKDPISRINGVGTVTLFGSQYAMRIWLDPTKLTNYGLTPVDVTSAISAQNVQIAGGQLGGTPAVPGTVLQATITEATLLQTPEQFGDILLKVNQDGSRVRLKDVAQIGLGGETYNFDTKYNGQPTAALGIQLATNANALATAKAVRAKIDEMSAYFPHGLVVKYPYDTTPFVRLSIEEVVKTLLEGIVLVFLVMYLFLQNLRATIIPTIAVPVVLLGTFAIMSMVGFSINVLSMFGLVLAIGLLVDDAIVVVENVERVMAEEGLSPKEATRKAMGQITGALVGVALVLSAVFVPVAFSGGSVGAIYRQFSLTIVSAMVLSVLVALILTPALCATILKPIPQGHHEEKKGFFGWFNRTFNASRDKYHVGVHHVIKRSGRWLIIYLAVIVAVGLLFVRLPKSFLPDEDQGLMFVIVQTPSGSTQETTARTLANISDYLLTQEKDIVESAFTVNGFSFAGRGQNSGLVFVKLKDYSQRQSSSQKVQALIGRMFGRYAGYKDALVIPFNPPSIPELGTAAGFDFELTDNAGLGHDALMAARNQLLGMAAKDPTLRGVRPNGLNDTPQYKVDIDREKANALGVTADAIDQTFSIAWASKYVNNFLDTDGRIKKVYVQSDAPFRMTPEDMNIWYVRNGSGGMVPFSAFATGHWTYGSPKLERYNGISAMEIQGQAAPGKSTGQAMTAMETLAKKLPTGIGYSWTGLSFQEIQSGSQAPILYAISILVVFLCLAALYESWSIPFSVIMVVPLGVIGALLAATLRGLENDVFFQVGLLTTVGLSAKNAILIVEFARELQQTEKMGPIEAALEAARLRLRPILMTSLAFILGVLPLAISNGAGSASQHAIGTGVIGGMITATFLAIFMIPMFFVKVRAVFSGEKEDADEALRLAHEHMHRDDKPEHGDDAGKKD from the coding sequence ATGGCAAAGTTTTTTATCGATCGCCCGATCTTCGCGTGGGTGATCGCCATCATCCTGATGCTGGCCGGCGTCGCGGCGATCTTCACGCTGCCGATCGCCCAGTATCCGACGATCGCGCCGCCGTCGATCCAGATCACCGCGAACTATCCGGGCGCTTCGGCGAAAACCGTCGAAGACACGGTCACGCAGGTGATCGAGCAGCAGATGAGCGGTCTCGACAACTTCCTGTACATGTCGTCGACGAGTGACGACTCGGGCAACGCGACGATCACGATCACGTTCGCGCCTGGCACGAATCCCGACATCGCGCAGGTCCAGGTGCAGAACAAGCTGTCGCTCGCGACGCCGATCTTGCCGCAGGTGGTGCAGCAGCTCGGCTTGTCGGTGACGAAGTCGAGCAGCAGCTTCCTGCTCGTGCTCGCCTTCAACTCCGAAGACGGCAGCATGAACAAGTACGACCTGGCGAACTACGTCGCGTCGCACGTGAAGGACCCGATCAGCCGGATCAACGGCGTCGGCACCGTCACGCTGTTCGGCTCGCAGTACGCGATGCGGATCTGGCTCGATCCGACGAAGCTCACGAACTACGGGCTCACGCCGGTCGACGTGACGAGCGCGATCTCCGCGCAGAACGTGCAGATCGCGGGCGGCCAACTGGGCGGCACGCCGGCCGTGCCGGGCACCGTGCTGCAGGCGACGATCACCGAGGCGACGCTGCTGCAGACGCCCGAGCAGTTCGGCGACATCCTGCTGAAGGTGAACCAGGACGGCTCGCGGGTGCGGCTGAAGGACGTCGCGCAGATCGGCCTGGGCGGCGAGACGTACAACTTCGACACGAAGTACAACGGCCAGCCGACCGCGGCGCTCGGCATCCAGCTCGCGACCAACGCGAACGCGCTCGCGACCGCGAAGGCGGTGCGCGCGAAGATCGACGAAATGTCGGCGTATTTCCCGCACGGCCTCGTCGTCAAGTACCCGTACGACACGACGCCGTTCGTGCGCCTGTCGATCGAGGAGGTGGTGAAGACGCTGCTCGAGGGCATCGTTCTCGTGTTCCTCGTGATGTATCTGTTCCTGCAGAACCTGCGGGCGACGATCATCCCGACGATCGCGGTGCCCGTCGTGCTGCTCGGCACGTTCGCGATCATGTCGATGGTCGGCTTCTCGATCAACGTGCTGTCGATGTTCGGTCTCGTGCTTGCGATCGGCCTGCTCGTCGACGACGCGATCGTCGTCGTCGAGAACGTCGAGCGGGTGATGGCGGAGGAGGGTTTGTCTCCGAAGGAAGCGACGCGCAAGGCGATGGGCCAGATCACGGGTGCGCTCGTCGGCGTCGCGCTGGTGCTGTCGGCGGTGTTCGTGCCGGTTGCGTTCTCCGGCGGTTCGGTCGGCGCGATCTATCGTCAGTTCTCGCTGACGATCGTCTCGGCGATGGTGCTCTCCGTGCTGGTCGCGTTGATTCTGACGCCGGCGTTGTGCGCGACGATCCTCAAGCCGATCCCGCAAGGGCATCACGAGGAGAAGAAGGGCTTCTTCGGCTGGTTCAACCGGACCTTCAACGCGAGCCGCGACAAGTATCACGTCGGCGTGCACCACGTGATCAAGCGCTCGGGCCGCTGGCTCATCATCTATCTCGCGGTGATCGTCGCGGTCGGCCTGCTGTTCGTGCGCCTGCCGAAGTCGTTCCTGCCGGACGAAGACCAGGGCCTGATGTTCGTGATCGTCCAGACGCCGTCGGGCTCGACGCAAGAGACGACCGCGCGCACGCTCGCGAACATCTCCGACTACCTGCTCACGCAGGAAAAGGACATCGTCGAATCCGCGTTCACGGTGAACGGCTTCAGCTTCGCGGGCCGCGGCCAGAACTCGGGCCTCGTGTTCGTCAAGCTGAAGGATTACTCGCAGCGGCAGAGCTCGAGCCAGAAGGTGCAGGCGCTGATCGGCCGGATGTTCGGACGCTACGCGGGCTACAAGGACGCGCTCGTGATTCCGTTCAACCCGCCGTCGATTCCCGAGCTTGGCACGGCGGCCGGCTTCGACTTCGAGCTGACCGACAACGCGGGTCTCGGCCACGACGCGCTGATGGCCGCGCGCAACCAGTTGCTGGGGATGGCCGCGAAGGACCCGACGCTGCGAGGCGTGCGTCCGAACGGGCTGAACGACACGCCTCAGTACAAGGTCGACATCGACCGCGAGAAGGCGAACGCGCTCGGCGTGACCGCGGATGCGATCGACCAGACGTTTTCGATCGCGTGGGCGTCGAAGTACGTGAACAACTTCCTCGATACCGACGGCCGGATCAAGAAGGTGTACGTGCAGTCCGACGCGCCGTTCCGGATGACGCCGGAGGACATGAACATCTGGTACGTGCGCAACGGCTCGGGCGGGATGGTGCCGTTCTCGGCGTTCGCGACCGGCCACTGGACGTACGGCTCGCCGAAGCTCGAGCGCTACAACGGCATCTCGGCGATGGAAATCCAGGGCCAGGCCGCGCCGGGCAAGTCGACCGGCCAGGCGATGACGGCGATGGAGACGCTCGCGAAGAAGCTGCCGACGGGCATCGGCTATTCGTGGACGGGGCTGTCGTTCCAGGAAATCCAGTCGGGCTCGCAGGCGCCGATCCTGTACGCGATCTCGATCCTCGTCGTGTTCCTGTGTCTCGCCGCGCTGTATGAAAGCTGGTCGATCCCATTCTCGGTGATCATGGTCGTGCCGCTCGGCGTGATCGGCGCGCTGCTCGCCGCGACGCTGCGCGGGCTCGAGAACGACGTGTTCTTCCAGGTCGGTCTGTTGACGACGGTCGGCCTATCGGCGAAGAACGCGATTCTGATCGTCGAGTTCGCGCGCGAGCTGCAGCAGACGGAGAAGATGGGGCCGATCGAGGCGGCGCTCGAGGCGGCGCGGCTGCGGTTGCGTCCGATTCTGATGACGTCGCTCGCGTTCATCCTCGGCGTGCTGCCGCTCGCGATCAGCAACGGCGCGGGCTCGGCGAGCCAGCACGCGATCGGCACCGGAGTGATCGGCGGGATGATCACCGCGACGTTCCTCGCGATCTTCATGATCCCGATGTTCTTCGTGAAGGTGCGGGCTGTGTTCAGCGGCGAGAAGGAAGACGCCGACGAGGCGCTGCGCCTCGCGCACGAGCACATGCACCGTGACGACAAGCCGGAGCACGGCGACGACGCTGGCAAGAAGGATTAA
- the oprB gene encoding efflux RND transporter outer membrane subunit OprB, with the protein MKRKHALTALAVALLAAGCTLAPRYERPAAPVSGAFPTDGVYAAQPGAAAGARSANGQAAVDIGWREFFVDPRLQRLIEIALKNNRDLRVSVLNVEASRAQYRITRAGLFPTLDGTGTGTIQRTPAGVSVTGQPLISRTYNVGVSASWELDLFGRVQSLKDQALAQYFATAQARKAAEISLVASVADQYLTLLSTDDLLQITENTLKTARASYDLTKLQFDNGTGSELDLRQAQTVVETALANQQAQARARAQAVNALVLLIGEPLPDDLPAGLPLNAQNLLTDIPAGLPSDLLTRRPDIMQAEETLRAANANIGAARAAFFPKISLTGAFGTASPTLGGLFKAGTAAWSFAPSIALPIFEGGQNIANLDLAHVQKRIEIANYEKAIQSAFREVSDGLAARGTYDQQIAALERNEHAQQRRYDLSDLRYKNGVDSYLSVLTAQTDLYSAQQQLISARLARWTNLVDLYRALGGGWIERAGETPRPADAPVDYGKAAAPAPASASASAAPAAAASAPAAG; encoded by the coding sequence ATGAAGCGAAAACATGCTTTGACTGCACTCGCAGTCGCGCTGCTCGCCGCGGGCTGCACGCTCGCGCCGCGCTACGAGCGTCCGGCCGCGCCCGTGTCGGGCGCGTTCCCGACCGACGGCGTCTACGCCGCGCAGCCGGGCGCCGCGGCCGGCGCGCGCAGCGCGAACGGCCAGGCGGCCGTCGACATCGGCTGGCGCGAGTTCTTCGTCGATCCGCGCCTGCAGCGGCTGATCGAGATCGCGCTGAAGAACAACCGCGATCTGCGCGTGTCGGTGCTCAACGTCGAGGCGTCGCGCGCGCAGTATCGGATCACGCGCGCGGGCCTGTTCCCGACGCTCGACGGCACCGGCACGGGCACGATCCAGCGCACGCCGGCCGGTGTGTCGGTAACCGGCCAGCCGCTCATCTCGCGGACCTACAATGTCGGCGTGTCCGCGTCGTGGGAGCTCGACCTGTTCGGCCGCGTGCAGAGCCTGAAGGATCAGGCGCTCGCGCAATACTTCGCGACCGCGCAGGCGCGCAAGGCCGCGGAGATCTCGCTCGTCGCGAGCGTCGCCGATCAGTATCTGACGCTGCTGTCGACCGACGATCTGCTGCAGATCACGGAGAACACGCTGAAGACGGCGCGCGCGTCGTACGACCTGACGAAGCTGCAGTTCGACAACGGCACCGGCTCGGAGCTCGATCTGCGGCAGGCGCAGACGGTCGTCGAGACCGCGCTCGCGAACCAGCAGGCGCAGGCGCGCGCCCGCGCGCAGGCGGTCAACGCGCTCGTGCTGCTGATCGGCGAGCCGCTGCCCGACGATCTGCCGGCCGGCCTGCCGCTCAATGCGCAGAATCTGCTGACCGACATCCCGGCCGGGCTGCCGTCCGATCTGCTGACGCGCCGCCCCGACATCATGCAGGCCGAGGAGACGCTGCGCGCGGCGAACGCGAACATCGGCGCGGCGCGTGCGGCGTTCTTCCCGAAAATCTCGCTCACCGGCGCGTTCGGCACCGCGAGCCCGACGCTCGGCGGCCTGTTCAAGGCGGGCACGGCGGCGTGGTCGTTCGCGCCGAGCATCGCGCTGCCGATCTTCGAGGGCGGACAGAACATCGCCAATCTCGATCTCGCGCACGTGCAGAAGCGCATCGAGATCGCGAACTACGAGAAGGCGATCCAGAGCGCGTTCCGCGAGGTGTCGGACGGGCTTGCCGCGCGCGGCACGTACGATCAGCAGATCGCGGCGCTCGAGCGCAACGAGCACGCGCAGCAGCGCCGCTACGATCTGTCGGACCTGCGCTACAAGAACGGCGTCGACAGTTATCTGTCGGTGCTGACCGCGCAGACGGATCTGTATTCGGCGCAGCAGCAACTGATCAGCGCGCGGCTCGCGCGCTGGACGAACCTCGTCGATCTGTATCGCGCGCTGGGCGGCGGCTGGATCGAACGCGCGGGCGAGACGCCGCGCCCGGCGGATGCGCCTGTCGACTACGGCAAGGCGGCAGCGCCTGCGCCGGCGTCGGCGTCGGCGTCGGCGGCGCCCGCTGCGGCGGCCAGCGCGCCGGCGGCCGGCTGA
- a CDS encoding xylulokinase: protein MRFLGIDLGTGSLKLAIVDGDGRACASSGAACAVATPQPGWAEIDVAVWWRALVDAAKRLPEQERARVRAIGFSGQMHGVVLTDASGRALRPAMLWPDARATALVARWPASPNPVSPGMAGPLLAWLAAHEPHTLRAARWALQPKDWLRVALGGDVASDPSDACATALAGPDGEWDDALVASLGLPRELFAAPCASDARCGALSADAARALGLPAGIALAAGAGDTPCAALGSGLAQDGDALLTTGTGGQIVVLTAQGAAPRAGLHRYRAASGARYYTMAAMQNVGIALESARGWLVYPDWRAAYDDAFGASASPRISFLPYLTGERSPWMNPAARGGWLGLSLGDTRGALMRAAFEGVAFALRTGLDAIRADGSSVRALRLAGGGSVEPRWRQLLADALDVELHAVDGADAAARGAALLGGVAAGHWRAAELAALAPRATRVAAPAHDTALAARHARFIELYRRAEGWFDAGG, encoded by the coding sequence ATGCGATTTCTCGGCATTGATCTGGGGACCGGGTCCCTCAAGCTCGCGATCGTCGACGGCGACGGCCGTGCGTGCGCGTCATCGGGCGCCGCGTGCGCGGTCGCGACGCCGCAGCCCGGCTGGGCGGAGATCGACGTCGCCGTGTGGTGGCGCGCGCTCGTCGACGCCGCGAAACGGTTGCCCGAGCAGGAACGCGCGCGGGTGCGCGCGATCGGCTTCTCGGGGCAGATGCACGGCGTCGTGCTGACCGATGCGTCGGGACGCGCGCTGAGGCCCGCGATGCTGTGGCCCGATGCGCGCGCGACCGCGCTCGTCGCGCGCTGGCCCGCGTCGCCGAATCCGGTGTCGCCCGGCATGGCGGGGCCGTTGCTCGCGTGGCTTGCCGCGCATGAGCCGCATACGCTGCGCGCCGCGCGCTGGGCGCTGCAGCCGAAGGACTGGCTGCGCGTCGCGTTGGGCGGCGACGTTGCGAGCGACCCGTCCGATGCGTGCGCGACTGCGCTCGCCGGCCCGGACGGCGAGTGGGACGACGCGCTCGTCGCCTCGCTCGGCTTGCCGCGCGAGCTGTTCGCGGCGCCGTGCGCGTCGGACGCGCGGTGCGGCGCGCTGTCGGCCGACGCGGCGCGCGCGCTCGGCCTGCCCGCCGGGATCGCGCTTGCGGCGGGCGCGGGCGATACGCCGTGCGCGGCGCTCGGCAGCGGCCTCGCGCAGGACGGCGACGCGCTGCTCACGACGGGCACGGGCGGGCAGATCGTCGTGCTGACCGCGCAGGGCGCCGCGCCCCGCGCGGGGCTGCACCGCTATCGCGCGGCGAGCGGCGCGCGCTATTACACGATGGCCGCGATGCAGAACGTCGGGATCGCGCTCGAATCGGCGCGCGGCTGGCTCGTCTATCCGGACTGGCGCGCCGCGTACGACGACGCGTTCGGCGCGAGCGCGTCGCCGCGGATCAGCTTCCTGCCGTACCTGACGGGCGAGCGCTCGCCGTGGATGAATCCCGCCGCGCGCGGCGGCTGGCTTGGCCTGTCGCTCGGCGACACGCGCGGCGCGCTGATGCGCGCGGCGTTCGAAGGCGTCGCGTTCGCGTTGCGCACCGGGCTCGACGCGATTCGAGCGGACGGCTCGTCCGTGCGCGCGCTGCGGCTCGCGGGCGGCGGCTCGGTCGAGCCGCGCTGGCGGCAGTTGCTTGCCGATGCGCTCGACGTCGAGTTGCACGCGGTCGACGGCGCGGACGCCGCCGCGCGCGGGGCGGCGCTGCTCGGTGGCGTCGCGGCGGGGCACTGGCGCGCGGCGGAGCTCGCGGCGCTCGCGCCGCGCGCGACGCGCGTCGCCGCGCCGGCGCACGACACGGCGCTCGCCGCGCGGCACGCGCGCTTCATCGAGCTGTATCGACGGGCCGAAGGGTGGTTCGACGCGGGCGGTTGA
- a CDS encoding nucleobase:cation symporter-2 family protein, translated as MQSNTVHPCDEVLPSGKLLTLGLQHVLVMYAGAVAVPLIVGGALKLPKDQIAFLISADLFACGIATLIQTLGVWLFGIRLPVIMGCTFAAVGPMIAIGTNPGLGILDIFGSTIAAGAIGIVLAPMIGKLLRFFPPVVVGTVISVIGLSLMEVGINWAAGGVGNPNYGDPVYLGLSFIVLALILVINKFGRGFVANISVLLGMVAGFAIAFAAGRVNTDGVAAAPWVGFVAPFHFGLPHFDPLAIATMVIVMFVTFIESTGMFLAVGDMVERPVDQETLVRGLRVDGLGTLIGGIFNSFPHTSFSQNVGLIGVTGVKSRFVCATGGMILVLLGLFPKMAQLVASVPPFVLGGAGIVMFGMVAANGVKVLSKVDFVHNHHNLFIVAVSIGLGLVPVVSPNFFSKLPAALAPILHSGILLASVSAVVLNLVFNGMKGERDARCDIHSAGCDFDGRPADLH; from the coding sequence ATGCAATCGAACACGGTCCATCCGTGCGATGAGGTGTTGCCGTCCGGCAAGCTGCTGACGCTCGGGCTGCAACACGTTCTCGTCATGTATGCGGGCGCCGTCGCGGTGCCGCTCATCGTCGGCGGCGCGCTCAAGCTGCCGAAAGACCAGATCGCGTTCCTCATCAGCGCGGATCTGTTCGCCTGCGGAATCGCGACGCTGATCCAGACGCTCGGCGTGTGGCTCTTCGGCATCCGCCTGCCCGTCATCATGGGCTGCACGTTCGCGGCCGTCGGCCCGATGATCGCGATCGGCACGAACCCGGGCCTCGGCATTCTCGACATCTTCGGCTCGACGATCGCCGCGGGCGCGATCGGCATCGTGCTCGCGCCGATGATCGGCAAGCTGCTGCGGTTCTTTCCGCCCGTCGTCGTCGGCACCGTGATCTCGGTGATCGGGCTGTCGCTGATGGAAGTCGGCATCAACTGGGCGGCGGGCGGCGTCGGCAATCCGAACTACGGAGACCCGGTCTATCTCGGGCTGTCGTTCATCGTGCTCGCGCTGATCCTCGTCATCAACAAGTTCGGCCGCGGCTTCGTCGCGAACATCTCGGTGTTGCTCGGGATGGTCGCGGGCTTCGCGATCGCGTTCGCCGCGGGCCGCGTGAACACCGACGGCGTCGCGGCGGCGCCGTGGGTCGGCTTCGTCGCGCCGTTTCATTTCGGACTCCCGCATTTCGATCCGCTCGCGATCGCGACGATGGTGATCGTGATGTTCGTCACGTTCATCGAATCGACCGGGATGTTCCTCGCGGTCGGCGACATGGTCGAGCGGCCCGTCGATCAGGAAACGCTCGTGCGCGGGCTGCGCGTCGACGGGCTCGGCACGCTGATCGGCGGCATCTTCAATTCGTTTCCGCACACGTCGTTCTCGCAGAACGTCGGGCTGATCGGCGTGACGGGCGTGAAGAGCCGCTTCGTCTGCGCGACGGGCGGCATGATCCTCGTGCTGCTCGGGCTCTTTCCGAAGATGGCGCAGCTCGTCGCGTCGGTGCCGCCGTTCGTGCTCGGCGGCGCAGGCATCGTGATGTTCGGGATGGTGGCCGCGAACGGCGTGAAGGTCCTGTCGAAGGTCGACTTCGTGCACAACCACCACAATCTGTTCATCGTCGCGGTGAGCATCGGCCTCGGGCTCGTGCCCGTCGTGTCGCCGAACTTCTTCTCGAAGCTGCCCGCCGCGCTCGCGCCGATCCTCCATAGCGGAATCCTGCTCGCGTCGGTGTCGGCCGTCGTGCTCAATCTCGTGTTCAACGGGATGAAGGGCGAGAGGGACGCGCGCTGCGACATTCACAGCGCGGGCTGCGACTTCGACGGGCGGCCGGCCGATCTGCATTGA